The DNA window TCTTTTTGCTGATAGCTGGTGTTATAGGCATTGCACTGTTTTTGGTGAGTGTGGCGCTTAGCCTGTATAACAACAGTGGCGCTGCCCAGCTCGATTTTAGTAGTCCTGCCTACCAAGACATTCGCAAACAAGCCCGACGCGACACGACCACAGTCGACTTTGCTGCTACTGGCAAACTCGATAAAGCTGCCTACGACCAGTTTAAGAAAATGTATACCGAACGCATCGGTAAGGTTGTCGATGTCAACAGTTTTGATGCAGCAGCACTAAGTGAAGATTCGCTACAGCTACTCACTGACCACAGCACAGATCAGCCACCTGCTCAATAGCTAGCGGCTCTTTTTAGCGGGTGCAACATGCGTGACAGGCGCGGTACCTATTGCAATATTTTCGTGCTCAAATTTTTCCAAAATACGTCTTCGCATTTCGGCAATGACAGACCATTGATCCGATGGTTGCGTTTTGCCTGAAATAATAAGGTTCACGGCAGTTGCAGTAAATTCACCCATCATTATGTAATGTGGTGCTTCGAGAATTTTATTTTCCCAGTTTGGCTCTTCGGCAAGGTGAAGCCCAATTTTATCGATCAGCTTGGCGACACGGTCGATATCGGTATCGGGCGCCACGGCAACAGTAAAGCGGGCCATACTATAGCCCATGGTCTTGTTGATAACATGCTGTACCATACCATTGGGGAAATAGTGCACATTGCCATCAATATCGCGAATGACGGTAGAGCGAATGCCAATGCGCTCGACAGTACCGCCAAAGCCTTCGATTTCGATCACGTCACCAACGCGGTATTGATTTTCGCTGATGATAAATACGCCACTGAGGAAATCTTTGACAAGCGACTGAGCACCAAAGCCGAACGCAACCCCAAGGATGCCTGCACTAGC is part of the Candidatus Saccharibacteria bacterium genome and encodes:
- a CDS encoding mechanosensitive ion channel family protein, giving the protein MEKYTSISIAIIIGVIIYSLVPMVINWLMLHAFVTPYQRTLHKKDLEKRQRTLGSLFTNVLRILAILGVVYYIVSRFLDPTALAPLFASAGILGVAFGFGAQSLVKDFLSGVFIISENQYRVGDVIEIEGFGGTVERIGIRSTVIRDIDGNVHYFPNGMVQHVINKTMGYSMARFTVAVAPDTDIDRVAKLIDKIGLHLAEEPNWENKILEAPHYIMMGEFTATAVNLIISGKTQPSDQWSVIAEMRRRILEKFEHENIAIGTAPVTHVAPAKKSR